ATTCAATTCCTCTTTTATTGTAAATTAAAAAAATTGCAAAATGGCAAATTTTTTTCAAATACATAATTAACATAGGAAAACCAAATAATTGCATCACGGAACTCCTGTTTTCTTTCAGTGAAAGGTTTTTTTCTTTTAATGGAGCGTTCCACTAGTTCTGGAAGCATATTATTATTGAATTCAACAATATCGAGATAGCCATAGTCCTCTAGTTCTTCTAAACGACCTTTCAGTTTATGAACATATTCTTCCACCGTATTAGTCCAAGCAATGGGAGGACGCTCGTTTTCAGGAAGGAGTTTAGTAATTTTTCCTTCGTATTTTTGGATTTCTTCATATTGTTTGTTCAGTTCTTTTTCGAAGTTATTAATGACTTCCTTTTTAACAACCTCAGAAATATAAAGAGAAATCAACCCTTTTTCTGCTAATTCAACAAGTAAGCGGTTATGGAAGTTTTTCTCCATAAAAGGGTCTGTAAAGCAAACATTGGAATCTAAAAAGACATGTAACATTTATGCATCTCCCACAAATTAGAAATCTATTAAATTTTATCATATTAGAGGGCTAACTAAGCTAATGATAAAAGAAAAGATAGACACTAATGTATGGGGCTATTCTTGTGTAAGATACGAGCTTTGCAAAAACACCGCACAACTCATTGGCATATTCAACGGGGGCAAGAGATTAACAAGGAGTTACGGGAGCAAACTCCATTTTCTTATTGTGATAAGGGTTCCAGGTTAGCAGTTCAATAAACCCCATCCTTTTTTGCTTCTCTGGCCTACAACTGGGATAGGTACTCATCTATGTTAACCAAAATGAATATCTATTATTGAAACCATATTAACTAGGGAGGAATCTTCATGGGATACTTTGTTACTGTAGAGCCAGGTGTGAATTTATATGTAGAAGATATTAACCCGATGGGAAATAAAACCATTTTGTTTTTACATGGTTGGCCGTTAAGCCATAATCAGTTTGAATATCAGTTTAATATTCTGCCTGCTATGGGTTACCGCTGTATTGGTATAGACTGGAGGGGCTTTGGTAATTCGGATAAACCAATGAGTGGCTATACTTATAACAGACTTGCAGATGATATCCGCACATTAGTTGGTACACTTCAATTAAACAATTTTACTCTCGTAGGTCACTCTACCGGTGGGGCTATTGCAATTCGATATATGTCTCGTCACAACGGTTTTGGGGTATCAAAGCTTGTTCTTATTGATGCGGCCGCTCCAACTGGATTTACCTCAGAAACTGCTAATAACTTTCTTAAAGAAACCTTAAATGACCGGCCTAAAATGATGCAGGACGTAACAGATGGCTTTTTCTTTCAGTATATAACTAAACCATTTTCGGACTGGTTTTTGCAAATGGGATTACAAGCAGCAAGTTGGTCGACAGCTGCTATTATACTTACATTAAGAGATGAGAAGTTGCATGCGGATCTTCCAAAAATTAATGTACCTACTTTAATCATTCACGGCATTCATGACAAAGTTATTCCATTTGCACAAGCTCAGGAACTAAATGAAAAAATAAGAAATTCACAGCTTGTTCCGTTTCAATATAGTGGTCATGGCCCTTTCTGGGAAGAACGTGACATGTTTAACCAACTATTGACACAATTTATTTAGTTAAAGCTTTGACTTAAATTCAAATAAACGGAGAACGATGGCACAATAATCGGGTACACTTTACAGACAGTAATATATTTACTGTATTTATTAGGCTGGATATATTGTTCAACTAAGGGTGCGTGTGCGGCCGAGCCTAGGTCGTATCATATAGCGGGTGGGATTCCCGTCGAGTAAGAACTAGCCATTCGCTCGTAGCGAGTCTTGGAGGGCTAAAGGTAACTTTAGTCTTTAAGCGTAGACAGTTAGGTAGCGGGCCGAAAGCCGAATGGTTGAAGGGATTGAGCTCCATAATGTTAGTAATTCGAGAGGGCTGATGCCTTACGCACAGCAGAAAGCAACATTTTTTCTTTCGTTAAAGGCAAGAATGATAAAACCTCTCTGGAGTCAGAGACCTTGGCACGTTATA
The DNA window shown above is from Neobacillus sp. WH10 and carries:
- a CDS encoding PIN domain-containing protein, whose product is MLHVFLDSNVCFTDPFMEKNFHNRLLVELAEKGLISLYISEVVKKEVINNFEKELNKQYEEIQKYEGKITKLLPENERPPIAWTNTVEEYVHKLKGRLEELEDYGYLDIVEFNNNMLPELVERSIKRKKPFTERKQEFRDAIIWFSYVNYVFEKNLPFCNFFNLQ
- a CDS encoding alpha/beta hydrolase yields the protein MGYFVTVEPGVNLYVEDINPMGNKTILFLHGWPLSHNQFEYQFNILPAMGYRCIGIDWRGFGNSDKPMSGYTYNRLADDIRTLVGTLQLNNFTLVGHSTGGAIAIRYMSRHNGFGVSKLVLIDAAAPTGFTSETANNFLKETLNDRPKMMQDVTDGFFFQYITKPFSDWFLQMGLQAASWSTAAIILTLRDEKLHADLPKINVPTLIIHGIHDKVIPFAQAQELNEKIRNSQLVPFQYSGHGPFWEERDMFNQLLTQFI